The genomic stretch TTTAGAAAAATGTAGAAAAGTAACATACTGTACATTATTTTCTTTGAAAATTTTGGAGAAACAATACGTTTGTTTATTTGGTCAAAACGTGTTGTTAGGTGTGTTAAAGTGGGTCTTAGGGTTGACCTTGCAAAGCGATGGTTCGCTGTCGCTTTGCTTTTTAGATTCCGAATATTAATAGAAAATAAACATTTTCGTTTTCACGAGAACTAGATGTTATGATTGGGTTGGAGTAACAGATTCCCACTTTCGTGAGAATAAAATATCTAATTCTTTGTTATTTTTAGACAGGCAAAGCGGTACTAGGTTTGATCTTGGTTGGTTGTACCTAGTCGCTTTGTTATCATAAATAATGAGAAGTAAAAAGAGATTCCCGTTTTCACGGGAAATGAATATGAACGAAACAAGATTACAATTCTTAAAAGGTTTCATCACAGGTTTTTTGACTGCAATTGTATTTATAGTCCTTTTTGTAGCGGTAGCTTTATATGTGACGTACACCTAATTTATCATTTATTCAATACCATCGCCTAGTAAATAGTTTTATGAGTGTGGAAATACTTAATGTTACTCTAAATCTAATTTTTTCTCCGTATTCATCTTGCGCTAATTCAAATCCATTATTTGAAGCTACAGGAAAATATAATTCAAAATAATCTGCTACCAAGCTTAACTTTACTCCTGAATCGTAAGCAAAATTTGGACTTAATCCTCTATTTTTTAAGAGTCCGATGTCTCCATATGCATGAATCCAGTTCCAAATACTCACTTCTCCATTTAATGTTGTTATCCATTGGTTTGCAAATCTGGTGTCTAAAACTGACTTGAAGCCACCTTCGGCAGTTATAAATTCTTGTGATACCAAACCTTCATCTTCAGATCTTCCTAGATAGCCATAATCAAATAAATAATCTGATGGTCTGTCTAATGCAAAATCAAAATAACCATTATTTACTTGATTGTTATTATTTAAAAATGTTCCTGCAAATAATCTTAAACTAATTTGTCTGTTATTTAAAAATAATTTTCTATAAAATGCAGTTATATATAGTTTGCTGAAATTTTTTGACAATTCATAATCTCCTTTAAAATAAATGATGTCCGAAAAATTAGAGTTAGAATATAAATACCTAGCATTAAGCACACTATAATCTGGAGTTTCCAAAGGCACTTCTACATCAACGTCTCTTGAAATATTTACACTTCTCAATGTTATTCTTTGAAGCAAATTACTTCTTAAATCTTTACTCCTATAATTGAAATCAATATATGGTGTAAAACTATTGGCAAACAACTCTGGTGCATAACTGGTTCTATTAACTGAAATTCCTATTTTATATGAATACCAACCATACTCTTTAAATTGTTGATTTAGCTTAAACGAAGCCGATCCAATTAACGCATTGGACTTAAAACCGTAAGTTGGTATAATCTTGTAACTAAATGGCTTTGAAATTATGGTAGTGTTATAAATATTTCCTCCAAGCGTTAATCCATCATAGATGTTATCAAATTCTATGATTGGCATAAAAAAAGTTTGGTTTTTACTAGGGTCTTCGGAATCTAATAATAACCTTACTTGTAATGGTTTGTTTAAAAACCCTTTTAAGTTCTTATAATTGTTGGAACGCTTTACTTCTGGAATATTTTTATCATAATCAATAACCAATTTATCCGCATCGTCATTTTTTATAGTGACTTGCTTTTTGTCCAAAAAACCATCAACCCAAATTTTATGAATCACTTTATCATCTTTAATAGATGAAATGGAGACTGGCATAGTGTTTTGTCTTTTATTTTTTAAAGTGATAATTAGAGAATCGCCTTTTTTTTCCACATTTTTAAACTTGAAATCAAGCTTGGTATTTTCAGCAATGAATTCATAGAAGAACCAATTGGTGTTTTTCTTTGCTGAAGCTTCAATAATAGTCTGAAATTGTTGAGCAGAGGTTAGTTTTAGCTTATAATTTGAATAAAATTGTTTTATACTTTTACG from Kordia antarctica encodes the following:
- a CDS encoding metalloprotease, which translates into the protein MKITKLLTSTVFFLTTIIGFAQHNIKIEAKLDTVHHIIKIDQEIVYFNTSKDTLTKILLHDWANSYSDKETPLAKRFAEDYKRNFHFASDFERGFTKIHTIKNKSQQPLVWKRYNNVQDILEINLSEPLAPNESTHISFSYDVKLPDDKFTGNGYTKGKNYNLRYWYIVPAVYDTKWEVYSNKDLSDFYAPLSSYDIEFTMPDNYTLTSGLEQSEQTTNGEKLIFLSGKNQREVKVYIQNSSNFYSLKTEEFELVTNINAYKVEDSIKLETANKIVAYLKENLGAYSLEKLIISNIDQRKNPIYGFNQFPEKFSPFSNEFQFEMQLLKSMIDAVLESSLVINPREEKWVTDGILVYLMMDYINTYYPEEKLGGKLSKVIGLRWFHAADLKFNAQYYLGYKNMARRFIDQSLETRSDSLLKFNYNIANTYKAGLGLKYLEDYLEDGTVRKSIKQFYSNYKLKLTSAQQFQTIIEASAKKNTNWFFYEFIAENTKLDFKFKNVEKKGDSLIITLKNKRQNTMPVSISSIKDDKVIHKIWVDGFLDKKQVTIKNDDADKLVIDYDKNIPEVKRSNNYKNLKGFLNKPLQVRLLLDSEDPSKNQTFFMPIIEFDNIYDGLTLGGNIYNTTIISKPFSYKIIPTYGFKSNALIGSASFKLNQQFKEYGWYSYKIGISVNRTSYAPELFANSFTPYIDFNYRSKDLRSNLLQRITLRSVNISRDVDVEVPLETPDYSVLNARYLYSNSNFSDIIYFKGDYELSKNFSKLYITAFYRKLFLNNRQISLRLFAGTFLNNNNQVNNGYFDFALDRPSDYLFDYGYLGRSEDEGLVSQEFITAEGGFKSVLDTRFANQWITTLNGEVSIWNWIHAYGDIGLLKNRGLSPNFAYDSGVKLSLVADYFELYFPVASNNGFELAQDEYGEKIRFRVTLSISTLIKLFTRRWY